The sequence GTACGTGGTGCCGCCGGCGTACCAGTAGGGGCTCGTCGGGCCGCTCCCGAAGTCGTCCACCACCTGCCACTGGTACGTGTACGGCGTCACCCCGTCGGCGCCGCTGCCGGCGCAGGAGACGCTCGTCCCGAACTTGGAACAGTTCATCGTCGCCGTCGGCGGAAGGATGTCGAAGGCCGCGACGGTGTCACCCTCCTGCTTCTGCTCCTCGCCGGGAAGCGGCTCGCCACAGGCTCCGAGCACGGCCGCCGCTGACACGAGCACGGCTCCGAGCTGAAGGTGCTTCACGACACGCTGGATGGACATGGTTCTTCCTCCGGATGCGGGTTGAGCAGCACCCTCAGTATCTCCGAGTTGCAGATGAAACTGAACTACCGGTGAAATCGGGGCCCCCCTGGTGGGTGAAGCTCGCGACCGGATTGCCCTCGCTGCCCGGGTCGAGGCACACGTAGTAGAGGGTGGTTGCATGCTTCCCCTCCTCCTGGCCGCCGCGACCTGCGCGACGGGCGACGTCTCGACCCTGCTCCAGGCCCACCGCGCCGCGGTGCAGGCGCCGGCGCAGCAAGCGACGCGAGTCGCGCGGTACAGCTATTCGGGCGAGGGCCTCCAGGGCGACCTCGTGAGCACGGTGGACGAGACGTCCGGTGCCTTCATCCAAGAGGTGAACGCCGGAATCGTGCACACGGCCGAGGGCTTCGATGGTCGTCGCGCCTGGCGTCGAGACCTCTCCGGCTTCGTCACTCCGCAAGACGGCGGCGACAAGCCCGCCCTGGCCGTCAATGAGGCCTATCGGGCCGCCAACCGGTGGTGGAGGGCAGACCGCGACGGCGCGCGCCTCGAGTCTCTCGGCTGTGACGGGCTCCGGGTGACGCCGCGAGGCGGGTCCGCTTTCGATGCCTGGTTCGACCCGGCCACGCACCTGCTGACCCGGGTGCGTGAAGCGCGGAGCTTCGGCACCGTCACCGAGACGCACTACTCGGAGTACCGGCGCATCTCGGGCCGGCTCGTCCCCGGGCGGATGGAGGTCATCACCAACGATGACGCTTCGGCGCCTCTGGTGCTGGGGCTGGTCTCCCTGGAGGTGAAGGCCCGCGCGTCGCGCACGCTGTTCGCGATGCCCAGGCCCGGCGCGCGGGATTGGACGCTTCCCGCCTCGGGGCGGACGACCGTGCCGTTCCAGTTGCTCAACAACCACATCATCGTCCCGGTGCGGGTGAACGGTGGGGAGCCGCTGCCCTTCCTGCTCGATACCGGCGGCCACGACATCCTGACCCCGGCGACGGTGAAGGCCCTCGGCTTGAAGGTGGCGGGTGCGAGCGCCGCGAGCGGGGGCGGCGAGGCGACGAACACCTCCGGCTATGTGCGAATCGAAAGCTTGCAGGTCGGCGAAGCCTCCATGGGCCCGGAGAGCGCGCTGGCCCTCGACTTCAGTCCCCCGGACGTCGAGGGCCTGACGCTCGGCGGAATGCTCGGGGCCGGATTCCTCGAGCGGTTCGTGGTGCGCATCGACTACGGCGCAAGGACTGTCACCTTCATCGACCCCGCGCGGTTCTCCGCGAAGGAGCGCGCCTCGGCGGGTGTCGGCGTGCCGTTCACGTTCTACGAACATCTTCCCCAGGTCCAGGGAACCCTGGACGGACGGCCCGCCCGCTTCGACATCGACACCGGCTCGCGCAGTGATGTGAACGTGACTTCGCCCTTCGTTGAGCGCGCCGCGCTCCGCACTGCCTATCCGCACGGCGTCACGGTGACCGAGGGCTGGGGCGCGGGTGGTCCTTCGCGCGCCTACGTGGTCCGGCTTGGCGAGCTCACGCTTGGCAAGGTCCGTGTCCCGAAGCCGCTCGCCAGCCTCAGCAGTGCGAAGCGCGGCGCGTTCAGTGATGCGTCGTACGAGGGGAACGTCGGAAGCGGTCTGCTCAAGCGCTTCGTGGCGACCTTCGATTATGCGCGACAGGTCCTCTACCTCGCGCCGCTGGCCCGGCCTGATGCGGACGCCAGCCGCTTCGACAGGGCTGGCATCTGGGTGAACCAGGCCGACGGGGGCGTGCAGGTCATGGATGTCGCGCCGGGCAGCCCCGCCGAAGAGGCCGGCTTGAAGGTCGGCGACCTCATCACGCAGCTCGATGGCCAGCCGGTGGCCGCTCAGTCGCTTTCGGACGTTCGTCGCTCGCTGAAGCTGCTGCCGGTGGGCGTTGCGGTTCGCATCGACTTCACGCGAGCCGGCGTGCCGAAGACGGCCCGCCTCGTCCCTCGCGACCTCATCCCCGATTGAGCGCGCTTCGGGACGTGGAAGGCCACCGTCGGGCGCCCTCGTTGCTCGGCTCGAGGAACCCGACGGCGAAGCGGGGCGGGATGTGCTCCCGCCCCGCGGACTCTCGACAGCCTGTCAGTGGCTGAAGCGCGCGACGTAGACGTCGTACGCGCCGTAGCCACCCTGCGCGGTCAGGATGACGCCGTTCAGCCACAGGCCGTTGGTGTAGCCGCCGGCCACGTGCACGTCACCCGAGGCGTCCACCGTCGTGTGCGCGTCGAAGCCGTCGCCCACGAAGGGCAGGCCCCACAGCAGCGTGCCCGCGCCGTCGAGCTTCGCGACGTAGTGCTGCACGTCCCCAGAGCCCGCCAGCGGGCCCGCGCCCAAATCAATCGCGCCGGTGTATTGCCCGCTGGCGGCGATGTCGCCGGCCGCATCCACCGCCACGCGCTCGCCGTGCTGTGAGCCGGAGGCGTCCGTGAACTGGCGGCCCCACACGCCATGGCCCGTGGTGTCCACCTTCACGAGGAAGGCGTCCGACGCGGACTGCGCGGGCAGCACCACGGTGTCCACGGCCAGAGAGCCGCCGAAGCCACCCGTGAGGATGCCGTTGCCCGCCGCGTCCGTGGCGATGCCGTAGGCCACCTGGTCCGCCGCGTCACCGAAGCGACGGCCCCACGAGAGGCCACCCGTCGCGTTGTAGCGGCCGATGAAGACATCCTGCCCGCCCCGGCTGCGCATGGCGCTGGAGCCGAGGTTGAGATAGCCGCTGAAGCCGCCCGTGAGCAGCACGTTGCCGGTGGCGTCCGAGGCGAGGCCCAGCGCGCCCGGGGCGAAGGTGCCGCCGCTGGTGGGCTCGAAGCGCTTGCTCCACAGGTGGTTGCCGGAGGCATCCATCCGCGCGAGGAACAGGCCCTGGGTGCTGGTGAGCGCGCCGCCACCGAAGTTCAGCGTGCCGTTGAAGAAGCCCGCCACCGCCACGCGGCCCGTGCCGTCCACCGCGATGCGCGGCGTATTCACATACGCCCCGGGGAAGCCCTTGCTCCACACGCACGCGCCCGCCGCGTTCAGCTTCACCACGAAGACGCTGCCCGTGCCCTGCGCCAGCGGGCCGCAGCCGAAGTCCGGCGCGCCGTAGTAGTTGCCGGCCAGCAGGATGTTGCCGGACGCGTCCACCGCCAGCTTCCGCTCGTAGTCCACGAAGCCGAAGTCGTCATCGCTGACGTGCGGAATGGAGCGGCTCCACACGTGCCCGCCCGCGCCGTCCAGCTTCGCCACGTACAGGTTCCAGTAGTAGTTGTTCGGAGGCAGCGCGCCGCCGCCCAGGTTGAAGCCGGTGCCGCCGTACTCGCCCACCAGCACGGTGTCGCCCGAGGTCGTCGCCGCCACGTCCTCCGCCCACTGCTGCGAGATGTCGCCAAAGCCCAGGCTCCACAGGTTCGCCCCCGGCTGCGCCAGCGCATCGCCCGCGCCCAGCCCCAGCACCGCCGCCAGCACCACTCCCACTCCGTCACGCGTCTTCATGTGCGAGTACTCCTGTCCAGGTGAGTGTGCCCTCGTCACGGGCAGGCCCCGTGGTGAGAGCGCACGCACCGGTAGCACGCCGGGGTGACGCGGGGACCGACACGGATGTCGCGATTTTGTCACCGGACGTAAACGCAATTCAGTGGCGCGCGAATGCGACAGCCATGACAGCGGAGCCACATCCGGGTGTGCAGCGCGCTGCACGTCGCGTGTGGTTCCCACTCGGAAGCGGGCAGGGCACGCGGCTTGCTCTACCACTCGCGCGGTGGCTGGCCGGGCCGCCTCGAGGGAGTGGTGACATGAAGAGGCGTGCGGTTGCGTTGGGCTTGCTGTGGCTGTGGTTCCTGTCTCCGGCCGTCTCCCGGGCGGAGGGCCGCGCGTTCGACTTCTCCCGGCCCGCTCCGCGTTCCGTGCACCTGATGGAGCCGCGCTCACCGTGGGTGCGCGGGCTGTCGGGAGGAGACCGCATCCGCGCTGTCTCTCCGGCGAGCGTCACCGTCACCACGACGGACGAGGGCATTCCCGCGCACCTCTGGGTGGTGCCCCTGGTCCTCACCGGCGCGGGGCTCGTCACCGGCATCACGGTCTGCGCCGTGGGGTCGGGGGGGAGTGGGGAGGGGGAGTTCTGCAACCAGTCCGTGCTGGGAGGCCTGCTCCTGGGCGCCGCGCTGGGCCTGGGCTACCTCTACCTGGCGGCGTGCGCAGACTCGGAGGAGGGCTGCTCCGAGCCGTGCGACGAAGACACCGAGTACTGCGATGAGGACGAGGCCGTGAAGGGCTCGATGCGGCGCGCGGCCCTGCGCGATGCGCGCCGCAAGGCGATGCACGGCATGTCGCGTGGCACGCGGAGCCTGCCGCTGGGGCTTTCTCCCACCGTGGGCTTCGTCAACGACAAGGCCGTCTTCGGACTGGGCGGCCACTTCTGACGGACGGGCCGCGCGGGCCTACTCGAACAGGGAGACCTCGCTCAGCTTCCACAGCCGGCCACGCCACGTCCCTTCCTCCGGCGCGACGCTCAGCCGCACGTAGCGCACCGGCAGCTCCTGGGGGAGGGGGACGTCGAGGAAGGCGGGCGGAGTCAGCAGCTCCATCTTCCCGTCGAAGGGACTGTCGGAGCCCGTGTCCCGGAGGGAGAAGTCCAGGATGATTCGGCTCGGGTCCTCCGCGTGGTTCTCGTGGACGAAGCTCCCCAGCGTCGCCCACTCGCCGCCGTCCACGCTGCCCTCCAGCACCACCCGCATGCGGGCGTCGCTGTCGAGCGTCGTCTCCAGATTCCGCACCACCAGCCTGCGCAGGCGCCTGGGAGCGTCCAGGGTGAAGGTCAGCGACTCCACGCCCGGCGCCTGGGGGGCTCCTTCCACCATGGGACGCGTCAACACCGCCTCCAGCTTCCCGTCCGTGTAGGGACACGGGCGGTCCACAGGCGTCGGGCTGCACGGTGCATTCCGGCTCACGGGCCGCAGTGCACCTCCGGGCAGGCCCACGCGCGGGCTTCGCCATTCCAAGCGGAACGTCAGCGTGCTGGGCTCGGCGACCAGCGGCTCGAAGTACCACTGGCCCCCGCTGGCCGCACGGACCTGGGCCTCCACACCGGCGAAGTCCTCCAGCACGTAGGGGCTGGGAGTCCACGGCGACGTGGCCTGCACCTGCTGCCAGATGAGCCCGTCACGTCCCACGAGCTGCACCACCGGCTCGGGAGTGCTGGGGGGCGCGCTGACCGATTCGCCGGTGTTCTCCGACAAGTACATCGGCAGCGTCGCGGAGGGAGGCAGCTCCGGCGCGGGCGGCGCGGCGGCGAAGGTCAGCGAGGGCCCGTCGCCCACCGTGAGGCCCGAGGCCCACGGCTGGAGCGGTGGCAATTCCACGTCGTCGTCGGCGATGAAGGCGACGAAGACGCCGCTGCCGTCCGCTTCGAGCGGCGGGTACACGCGGAAGCGGTGCTGGAGGATGCCGTAGTAGCTCTCCGAGGCGGCCTCGTTGGAGAGGTCTCCCGAGAGGACGGACAGCGTGAAGTTTCCCGAGGCCTCGGTGGCGCCCTCCGAGAACGGCTCGTACTTCCAGACGCGGCCTTCCAGGTAGCCGGAGCCTCCGGGCAGGTGGTCGAAGCTGTCCAGCGCGCGGTCCACGTGGAGCGCGGTGCCGCTCGCCGGTGAGCCGTCCGGGTGCTTCACCTGGCCGTACAGGAAGATGGGGTCCTCGGGCATCCGCTCACAGCCGGTGGCGAGGAGCGCGAGCAGGGGCAGGAACGAAGCGCGCATGTCAGTAGGTCCCCTTCAGGCCGAGCATGGGAAGGATGACGGGCAGGCGGATGGGCTCGCGCACCGGGCCCGTGAAGTCCATGCGGTAGTCGAAGCCGTACGTCTCCTGCTGGGCGGAGATGTTGAGCACGTCCAGGTACGCGTCGAGCGTGAAGTCCTCCATGGCCCACGACTTCGCGGCGCGGAAGTCCACGCGGAAGAAGCCGCCCAGCCGCTCGACGCGGTCCTCGTCCACGCGCACCCACTCCGCGCGCCCGTCCGGGGCCGTCACCAGCCGGTGCGTCTGCGAGGACACCTGCCCGGACTCGGGCCGGCCGGTGTTGAAGTGCACCACCGTGCCGAACGTCCACGTGTCGAACTTGTAGCTGAGCGCGGCGTTGAAGACGTGTGCCTGCTCGAAGGCGAAGGGCAGGGTGCCCTCCACCGTCTCGATGACGCGGTTGTCGTCGCCGTAGTGCTCGATGCGCACGTGGCGCCGGCTCTGGAGGAAGCTGTACGAGGCCCAGCCGAACCAGTTGCGGCCCAGCGGGTGGCGCGCCATCAGCTCGAAGCCGTACGCGTAACCGCTCTCGGCCGGGTCCTCGCCCAGGTTGCCGCGGCGCCGGTTCTCCGCCACGTCCAGCACGTCGAACTCCACCGTGCGCGACAGCGGGTTGTAGAAGGCGTCGCCGCTCAGCTCCAGACCCTCGGTGGGCTTCCACTCCGCGCCCACGTCGAATTGCGCGCCGGACTGGAGCCCGTAGCGCAGGCCGGCGGTGTCCACCGCGGGCGCGTGCAGCAGCACGGTGGGCGGCTGGTGGAAGAGGCCCGCGCCACCCTTGAGGGCCAGCGTGTCCGTGAGTTGGTGGCGCACGGTGAGGCGCGGCTCCACGGCGGTGTGAGTGATTCCGGGCACCAGGTGGTACGCGTCCACGCGCACGCCGGGCTGCACGAGCCAGCGCTCCGTCGGCTGCCACGTCGTGGTGGCGTACGCGCCGGAGAAGGTGGCCAGCGACGTCGGGCTCTTCAGCGGGTCTCCCCTCACGTCGGGGTGCTGGCCGGGGGCGATGGCAGTGCCGGTGATGACGGTGGCGGCGCGGCGGTGCTCCACGTCTCCGCCCACGGCCACCTCCAGCGTCTCGGAGAGGTGGCGCTTCCAGGCCGCGCGCACGGAGTACGTCGTCTGCGCCAGCCCGTACTCACCCACGTTCTTCGCCACCAGCTCGCTGCCAGGGCCCGAGAGCGGCATCGCCTCCTGACCGGTGAGGGCCACCTTGTCCCAGCCCACCGTGAAGCCCACCTCCGCGTCTCCGCCGGCCAGCGGGTGCGTGCCGCGCAGGTCCACCCGGTGGAAGCGGGACACCACGCTGCCGCCCGAGTTGCCCTCCCAGTCGAGCGCCGGGCTCGAGCCCGCGTCGTCCGAGCTGCCCAGCGCGAAGAGCCGCACGCGGCCCTCGCCCACCTGCTGCTCCACGCGCGCCTGGTAGTCGTAGAAGTTGGCGTGCAGCTTCTCGTCCGTCTTCGCGCTGACCAGCCGCTGGCCCAGTCCAATCAGCAGGCCCGTGTAGCTGACGCGGCCCGCGACGCTGACGGAGGTGCCTGTCTCCTGGAAGGGGTACTCGATGAAGCCGCCCGTGTTGATGAGGTCCGCGTACGCGGTGAAGTGCAGCCGGTCCTCACGAGGCCGCGAGAGTCGTCCTTCCACCGCGCCGCCCAGCAAGCGGCCGAACCGCACTGGCGGCGTGCCCGGGTAGAAGTCCACGGTGTCGATGAAGTCCGGGTGGATGACGGCGGGCCCGAGCAGCAGGTGGTACAGCATGGGGATGCGCACGCCGTCGAGGAAGAAGCCCGTCGCCGCCGGCTGACTGCCGCGTACCACCGGGTAGCTGACGCCGGAGGCGATGCTGCCCACGCCCGGCATCAACATCACCACGCGGAACGGGTCCCCCAGCGTGCCGGGCACCTCGCGAATCTCCTGCTCGTGCAGGCTGATGCGTGTGACTTCCGTGCGAGGCCGCTCGTCGCGCACCACGGTTTCGTACGGATTCACGCGGCCGGGCTGCAGCCGGTAGACGACCTGTACGGACTGACCCGCTCCCACCGTCTCCTCGAAGGTCGCGGGCCGGTGGCCGGGCGCGCGCACCTCCACGCGGTGCGTGCCCGGCGGGACTTGCAGCGTGAAGCGCCCCGCCGCGTCCACGATGCCCGCGGGCTCGGTGTTGCCGTCGAGGAAGAGGGTGGCGTCCACGAGGGGCCGGCGCGTGCCCCGGGCGCGTACCTCTCCCGTCAGACGCGCGGTGGCGGCGGGCACCTGCACGGGCGGCGTGAAGCGGTAGACGAAGGGCAGGCGCACCGCGACGGGCGTGCCGCCCAGCGTGGCCGGGCTGAAGCGCAGGCCGGGCGCGGCTTTCAGCGCGGCGTCGGTGAGTCGCGGCTCGCCGGGAGCCTGGACCACCTTTGCTTCGGCCACCGCGCCCTGCGCGTCCACGAGCAGCTCCAGCGTCACCTCGCCGGGTGTGCCCTCCATGCCTTCGGGCCACGCGGCGGGGGACTCCGTCACCAGCGTGGGCGGCACCAGCTTCGCGTCGGCGCCTCCGGTGGTGAGGCCCAGGCGCTCGGCGTCCTCGGCGGAGATGGACGTGCCCGCGTCGGTGGCCTGGACGTCCACCTCCACCGCGCGTTGCTCGCTGGCGGGTGAGGGCACGCCCTGGGCGCGCGAGACGCGGGGCGCCAGCGCCAGGAGGAGGAGACAGCAGAAGCGTGGCAGTTGCATCGGACGCACCAACACCGAGGCTCGCGAAACTCTCACTCCGGCCGGTGCGGTTCGCGGGCGCCGCCTATATCAGCCAGGGGGGACTCACCTCAAAACCCCCCACGCGGCTGGCGCGGTCAGCGGTGCGTCGATTTTTTTTCTACGGCCCCACACCGCGAGCCGCCAGCGTCTGCGAGGGGCGCGCCGGTGGGGCGAGGTAGTTGGCGCCGCTGACGTAGAGCCCCGTGCGAGGCAGCTCGCCAGCGCGAGGGCCCTTATAGCGCAGCACGTAGAGGCCGTTGTCCTCATCGGTGACGTAGAGGAGGCCGTTGTAGAGGAGGGGAGAGGACGCCATCCCCACCCCGGGGCTCTCTCCCCTGGAGCGCTCCACGACGCGCGCCACGGGCCGGGGGACGTACACGCCCACCTCCATGGGCAGCAGCGGGTTGGCGATGTCCCAGACCCTCAGGCCCGCGGGGCCCGAGGCCTCGACGAAGAGGTTGGAGAAGACGAGCGGTGGCGGCGAGGCACCTTGCACGGCGCGCGACTCCGGGCCGCGCGGCACCAGGTAGCGCGAGACGGGCTGCGGGTGGCGCTCGTCGGAGAGGTCCAGGAGGCGCCCCGCGCTCCATGCGCAGTCATTGGCACCGCAGCGCTCACCCGAGCTGACGAGGTACGGCCGGCCCGGGACAGGCGACAGCGCGAGCCTCGCCGTGGCGTCATCTCCGCGCACGTCCGAGAGTGAGCCCAGCCCGCGCAGGCACAGGCGCGGTGCCCCATCGCCCGCGACGCTGTCCCGCGTGCAGGGCTCCCGGTTGGCCAGCCGCGAGCTGTCCAGCACGTGGTACCCGCCGTGGCGGTCCGTCGCATACACGCGCGTGCCATCGGGCGAGACGGACACGGACTGGAGGGTTTCATCCTTCGCGCCGGGCCACGCGAAGGGAGGCACCGGCTCCGCGCGTGCGCCGTCCCGCGTGAAGGGCATGGCGCCGACGACGTCGGGCCACGCGAAGGCTGTCATCCGCTGCGCAGTTGCAGGTGTGAAGGTGGCCACCGGCTCGGAGGTGACGGGGCCGTCCGGTGGCGCCATCCACTCGAAGACGCGCAGCGAGGGCTCGCTCGCGTCGTCCGGCTGGACGGAGGCGTAGAGGAGGAAGCGCGCGGGCTCGCGCGGGTCCCTCCAGACGAAGAGGGTCTGCGGCCTGTCTCCGCCGAAGGAAATCGTCTGTCGCAGCACGGGGTGGCGGCAGTCGGTGATGTCGTGAATCTGGTAGTGGTTCACCGCGCCGCTGTCCGGGCCCGACACGCGCGTGCTCATGACGATGAGCGTGTGCGCGTCGGGGATGGTGCGCAGCTCGCGCGCGGTGGCGTGGAGCGCCGTGGGGAGCGCGCCCACGGGCTTCGGCCGGCGCGGGTTGGAGATGTCGACGATGAGCACCTCGGGCCGCAGGGGCGCCGTGCCGGTGGCGGCGCCGGTGCCCGTCCTCCGGCCGAGGCCACTGGCCACGTAGAGGCAGTCGTCGGAGATGGCGGTGGGCCCGTTGCGGCCCCGCGCCACGGTGTCTCCCGGGTTGGGCAGCGGGTGGTGGCCGACGAGCTCGAAGGAGTCGCTCTGCGGCAGCTCGTGTGGCGGCCGGCTCGGCGCGCCGATGATGGGGCGCGGCACCCGCTTGAAGGGCGACTCCATTCCGGCGGGCACGCGCGGGCGCCGGCTCGTGGCTTCCACCGCCTGCGGCTCCGCGCTCGCCGGAGCTCCCGCCAGCGCCAGCAACCCGGTGAGCGTCACCCACGTCCTCATTGCTCCAGCCATGCGTCCCCCGTGCGT comes from Pyxidicoccus parkwaysis and encodes:
- a CDS encoding aspartyl protease family protein; translated protein: MLPLLLAAATCATGDVSTLLQAHRAAVQAPAQQATRVARYSYSGEGLQGDLVSTVDETSGAFIQEVNAGIVHTAEGFDGRRAWRRDLSGFVTPQDGGDKPALAVNEAYRAANRWWRADRDGARLESLGCDGLRVTPRGGSAFDAWFDPATHLLTRVREARSFGTVTETHYSEYRRISGRLVPGRMEVITNDDASAPLVLGLVSLEVKARASRTLFAMPRPGARDWTLPASGRTTVPFQLLNNHIIVPVRVNGGEPLPFLLDTGGHDILTPATVKALGLKVAGASAASGGGEATNTSGYVRIESLQVGEASMGPESALALDFSPPDVEGLTLGGMLGAGFLERFVVRIDYGARTVTFIDPARFSAKERASAGVGVPFTFYEHLPQVQGTLDGRPARFDIDTGSRSDVNVTSPFVERAALRTAYPHGVTVTEGWGAGGPSRAYVVRLGELTLGKVRVPKPLASLSSAKRGAFSDASYEGNVGSGLLKRFVATFDYARQVLYLAPLARPDADASRFDRAGIWVNQADGGVQVMDVAPGSPAEEAGLKVGDLITQLDGQPVAAQSLSDVRRSLKLLPVGVAVRIDFTRAGVPKTARLVPRDLIPD
- a CDS encoding TonB-dependent receptor domain-containing protein; this encodes MQLPRFCCLLLLALAPRVSRAQGVPSPASEQRAVEVDVQATDAGTSISAEDAERLGLTTGGADAKLVPPTLVTESPAAWPEGMEGTPGEVTLELLVDAQGAVAEAKVVQAPGEPRLTDAALKAAPGLRFSPATLGGTPVAVRLPFVYRFTPPVQVPAATARLTGEVRARGTRRPLVDATLFLDGNTEPAGIVDAAGRFTLQVPPGTHRVEVRAPGHRPATFEETVGAGQSVQVVYRLQPGRVNPYETVVRDERPRTEVTRISLHEQEIREVPGTLGDPFRVVMLMPGVGSIASGVSYPVVRGSQPAATGFFLDGVRIPMLYHLLLGPAVIHPDFIDTVDFYPGTPPVRFGRLLGGAVEGRLSRPREDRLHFTAYADLINTGGFIEYPFQETGTSVSVAGRVSYTGLLIGLGQRLVSAKTDEKLHANFYDYQARVEQQVGEGRVRLFALGSSDDAGSSPALDWEGNSGGSVVSRFHRVDLRGTHPLAGGDAEVGFTVGWDKVALTGQEAMPLSGPGSELVAKNVGEYGLAQTTYSVRAAWKRHLSETLEVAVGGDVEHRRAATVITGTAIAPGQHPDVRGDPLKSPTSLATFSGAYATTTWQPTERWLVQPGVRVDAYHLVPGITHTAVEPRLTVRHQLTDTLALKGGAGLFHQPPTVLLHAPAVDTAGLRYGLQSGAQFDVGAEWKPTEGLELSGDAFYNPLSRTVEFDVLDVAENRRRGNLGEDPAESGYAYGFELMARHPLGRNWFGWASYSFLQSRRHVRIEHYGDDNRVIETVEGTLPFAFEQAHVFNAALSYKFDTWTFGTVVHFNTGRPESGQVSSQTHRLVTAPDGRAEWVRVDEDRVERLGGFFRVDFRAAKSWAMEDFTLDAYLDVLNISAQQETYGFDYRMDFTGPVREPIRLPVILPMLGLKGTY
- a CDS encoding LVIVD repeat-containing protein, which produces MAGAMRTWVTLTGLLALAGAPASAEPQAVEATSRRPRVPAGMESPFKRVPRPIIGAPSRPPHELPQSDSFELVGHHPLPNPGDTVARGRNGPTAISDDCLYVASGLGRRTGTGAATGTAPLRPEVLIVDISNPRRPKPVGALPTALHATARELRTIPDAHTLIVMSTRVSGPDSGAVNHYQIHDITDCRHPVLRQTISFGGDRPQTLFVWRDPREPARFLLYASVQPDDASEPSLRVFEWMAPPDGPVTSEPVATFTPATAQRMTAFAWPDVVGAMPFTRDGARAEPVPPFAWPGAKDETLQSVSVSPDGTRVYATDRHGGYHVLDSSRLANREPCTRDSVAGDGAPRLCLRGLGSLSDVRGDDATARLALSPVPGRPYLVSSGERCGANDCAWSAGRLLDLSDERHPQPVSRYLVPRGPESRAVQGASPPPLVFSNLFVEASGPAGLRVWDIANPLLPMEVGVYVPRPVARVVERSRGESPGVGMASSPLLYNGLLYVTDEDNGLYVLRYKGPRAGELPRTGLYVSGANYLAPPARPSQTLAARGVGP